A segment of the Desulfonatronum sp. SC1 genome:
GAGGGAAACACAAAATCGATATGCAGACCGTGGTGTACAGAATAAATAATTTGGAATGAAGCGTAAAAAAGCAGATAGCCAGTCAATTTATCTATTTATCTGTTAAAAAACCGCTTTGCATACGATACTTTTAATTCCAAAAAGCGAAAATTGCTATGAACAAAAATTTCATGAAGACATTTGGAACAATGGCAATTGCACTCACTTTCTGTCTGACAATGCTATTTATCTCTTCTACATCCCTTGCCCAGCAGTGCTTGGACAACGGGGACGGGACCGTGACGGACAAAGGTGCTGGCCTGATGTGGCAAAAGGCAACGGCTGGCCAAATGACCTGGGATGCTGCCATGAGTTATGCTTCCGGCCTATCCATGGGAGGACATTCGGATTGGAGGTTGCCAAACATAGATGAAATATTGGGACTGTACCATTCACCGTGTAAATCTATGATGGAATGTTAGCGCCTGCTTGAAAATGCATAAAATCGCCGGATTGAAAATGCTGAGAAAGAGAGGCCGCCGCCACCAGTGTTTTTTCTGATGGTCGGCGGCATGTTGAGTAGGGATGTTGTGCCTTATGCGTCGATTTGTCTTTTCATTCTGTAGCTTTTTCCTTCGATGAGCAGGACTGAGGCATGATGGAGGAGCCTGTCGAGCATGGCTGCGGTCAGGGTTGAATCGTTGTTGAAGACCTCGGGCCAGTGTTTGAAGGCCCTGTTTGTTGTGATGATGGTGGAATTCTGCTCGTAACGCATGCTGATGATCTGGAAGAGCAGGTCCGCTCCGCGCTTGTCGATGGGCAGGTATCCGAGTTCGTCGAGGATGAGCAGTGAAGGCGCGAGATATTTTTTGAGTTCGGCTTTGAGTTTGTTCGCAGCCTGTGCTGCGGAGAGGGAGTTGATAACGTCGATGGTCGAGGCAAAGAGGACGGCCTTTCCTCGCAGGCATGCGGCGTAGCCTACAGCCGTAGCGAGATGGGTTTTGCCGAG
Coding sequences within it:
- the istB gene encoding IS21-like element helper ATPase IstB, with the protein product MAAKAPIVDNLADNLRLLKLDQMREHFIQAAEKAAKDGWDHQAYLAYLVQAEADARHDRSIQRRIRMPRFPTVKTLDQFDWSWPEKIEQTRVKNLFRFNFLEDKANVIVLGGVGLGKTHLATAVGYAACLRGKAVLFASTIDVINSLSAAQAANKLKAELKKYLAPSLLILDELGYLPIDKRGADLLFQIISMRYEQNSTIITTNRAFKHWPEVFNNDSTLTAAMLDRLLHHASVLLIEGKSYRMKRQIDA
- a CDS encoding DUF1566 domain-containing protein, giving the protein MLFISSTSLAQQCLDNGDGTVTDKGAGLMWQKATAGQMTWDAAMSYASGLSMGGHSDWRLPNIDEILGLYHSPCKSMMEC